From Streptomyces griseorubiginosus, one genomic window encodes:
- a CDS encoding LppU/SCO3897 family protein: MREKCSAGVVCVLTALLAALLTGCTQSAAGGESGEGPRATVPVSPSAGRASGFGAVFLAVDECSSFGKASFTEVPCTSERAAARVVARHDGTTADGPPCPATTDFVLHISAQSQISDEDGDGAVPQGYACMRNLEPPHPGDPGGGGGPRTIVGDCVYGSGDGQVRETPCDGKGARKPQYQVMKAVAERARCPLSTALYVQLGGPQPVGCARPL; this comes from the coding sequence ATGCGTGAGAAGTGTTCCGCGGGGGTGGTGTGCGTACTGACGGCACTGCTCGCCGCCCTGCTGACGGGGTGTACGCAGTCGGCGGCCGGCGGGGAGTCCGGCGAGGGCCCCCGGGCCACGGTCCCGGTCTCGCCGTCCGCCGGCCGGGCCTCCGGATTCGGCGCGGTGTTCCTCGCGGTCGACGAGTGCAGCTCCTTCGGCAAGGCCAGCTTCACCGAGGTGCCCTGCACCAGCGAACGGGCGGCGGCCCGGGTCGTGGCCCGGCACGACGGCACCACGGCCGACGGACCACCGTGCCCGGCGACCACCGACTTCGTGCTGCACATCAGTGCGCAGAGCCAGATCTCCGACGAGGACGGCGACGGGGCGGTGCCCCAGGGGTACGCCTGCATGCGCAACCTGGAGCCGCCGCATCCCGGCGACCCCGGGGGCGGGGGCGGGCCCCGGACCATCGTCGGGGACTGTGTGTACGGCTCGGGCGACGGGCAGGTCCGCGAGACCCCGTGCGACGGCAAGGGGGCGAGGAAGCCGCAGTACCAGGTGATGAAGGCGGTCGCCGAGCGCGCGCGGTGCCCGCTGTCGACGGCCCTGTACGTGCAGCTCGGCGGACCGCAACCGGTGGGCTGCGCCCGGCCGTTGTGA
- a CDS encoding glycoside hydrolase family 3 protein: MPSRRTVLAATAGVTTALAVGGTAHADDKKDAKKHDQKLDQKLRSLISRMTLEEKVGQLFVMRVYGHSATAPDQADIDANLKEIGVRTAAEMIAKYRVGGIIYFTWAHNTRDPHQIADLSNGIQKASLQQPRGLPVLVSTDQEHGIVCRVGAPATLFPGAMAVGAGGSRADARTLGRIAGQELRAIGVRQNYSPVADVNVNPANPVIGVRSFGSEAQQVARLVAAEVSGYQGAGVAATAKHFPGHGDTAVDSHYGFPVITHSRELWEKLDAVPFRAAIRAGIDSIMTAHIQFPALDDSGDPATLSHPILTGILRGELGYDGVVVTDSLGMEGVRTKYGDDRVPVLALKAGVDQLLNPPSLDVAWNAVLTAVREGELTEARLDESILRILRLKARLRLFEEPYVSQAGVSRTVGTRAHLSAADRIAERTTTLLVNEQRLLPLSRRVHRKLLVLGADPASPSGTTGPPTGVLAAALTGLGFTATALSTGTAPSAAVVAQALAAARDADAVIVGTYNITAAQQTLVEQLVALGKPVVAIAIRNPYDVARLPDVPAYLATYSWTDVELRAAARVIAGKAAPRGRLPVPVQRADDPARVLYPVGYGLSYGR, from the coding sequence GTGCCCTCCAGACGTACCGTCCTCGCCGCGACAGCGGGCGTCACCACCGCCCTCGCCGTCGGCGGGACCGCGCACGCGGACGACAAGAAGGACGCCAAGAAGCACGACCAGAAGCTCGACCAGAAGCTCCGCTCCCTCATCTCCCGCATGACCCTGGAGGAGAAGGTCGGCCAGCTCTTCGTGATGCGGGTCTACGGCCACTCCGCCACCGCCCCCGACCAGGCCGACATCGACGCCAACCTCAAGGAGATCGGCGTCCGTACGGCCGCCGAGATGATCGCGAAGTACCGGGTCGGCGGGATCATCTACTTCACCTGGGCGCACAACACCCGTGACCCGCACCAGATCGCCGACCTCTCCAACGGCATCCAGAAGGCCTCGCTCCAGCAGCCCCGCGGCCTGCCCGTCCTCGTCTCCACCGACCAGGAGCACGGCATCGTCTGCCGGGTCGGCGCCCCGGCCACCCTGTTCCCCGGCGCGATGGCCGTCGGCGCCGGCGGGTCACGCGCCGACGCCCGCACCCTCGGCCGGATCGCCGGGCAGGAGCTGCGGGCGATCGGCGTCCGGCAGAACTACTCCCCGGTCGCCGACGTCAACGTCAACCCGGCCAACCCGGTCATCGGCGTCCGCTCCTTCGGCTCCGAGGCGCAGCAGGTCGCCCGTCTCGTCGCCGCCGAGGTCTCCGGGTACCAGGGAGCCGGGGTCGCCGCGACCGCCAAGCACTTCCCGGGACACGGCGACACCGCCGTCGACAGCCACTACGGCTTCCCGGTCATCACCCACAGCCGGGAGCTGTGGGAGAAGCTCGACGCCGTGCCCTTCCGGGCCGCGATCCGCGCCGGCATCGACTCGATCATGACCGCGCACATCCAGTTCCCGGCCCTCGACGACTCCGGCGACCCGGCCACCCTCTCCCACCCGATCCTCACCGGCATCCTGCGCGGCGAACTCGGCTACGACGGAGTGGTCGTGACCGACTCCCTCGGCATGGAGGGCGTGCGCACCAAGTACGGCGACGACCGCGTCCCCGTCCTCGCCCTCAAGGCCGGTGTCGACCAGCTCCTCAACCCGCCCTCCCTGGACGTGGCGTGGAACGCGGTCCTGACGGCCGTACGGGAGGGAGAGCTCACCGAGGCGCGGCTCGACGAGTCGATCCTGCGGATCCTGCGCCTCAAGGCCCGGCTGCGGCTGTTCGAGGAGCCGTACGTCAGTCAGGCCGGTGTCTCGCGGACCGTCGGCACCCGGGCCCATCTCTCCGCGGCCGACCGGATCGCCGAGCGCACCACGACCCTGTTGGTCAACGAGCAGCGGCTGCTGCCCCTGTCCCGGCGCGTCCACCGCAAGCTGCTGGTGCTGGGCGCCGACCCGGCCTCCCCGTCCGGCACGACGGGCCCGCCCACCGGTGTCCTCGCCGCCGCCCTGACCGGGCTCGGGTTCACGGCGACCGCCCTGTCGACCGGTACGGCCCCCTCGGCGGCCGTCGTCGCCCAGGCGCTGGCGGCGGCACGGGACGCGGACGCGGTGATCGTCGGGACGTACAACATCACGGCCGCCCAGCAGACACTCGTCGAGCAGCTGGTGGCGCTGGGGAAGCCGGTGGTGGCGATCGCGATCCGCAATCCCTACGACGTGGCCCGACTGCCGGACGTGCCGGCGTACTTGGCGACCTACTCCTGGACCGACGTCGAACTGCGGGCGGCCGCCCGGGTGATCGCCGGGAAGGCGGCGCCGCGCGGGAGGCTGCCGGTGCCGGTACAGCGCGCCGACGATCCGGCGCGGGTGCTGTACCCGGTCGGGTACGGGCTGTCGTACGGCCGGTAG
- a CDS encoding ABC transporter ATP-binding protein, translating to MEPQRGWARRLAGYAWRYPKDVVLALGSSLGGMAVMAVVPLITKVIIDDVVGDHTRDMAPWAGALIAAAVLVYVLAYVRRYYGGRLALDVQHDLRTEMFGTITRLDGRRQDELSTGQVVGRATSDLQLIQGLLFMLPMTIGNFALFVISLVVMAWLSIPLTLVALAVAPALYVIAKRSRSKLHPATWYAQAQAAAVAGVVDGAVSGVRVVKGFGQEDQETGKLREVGRRLYAGRLRTIRFNSKYTPALQAVPALGQVAMLALGGWLAVRGHITLGTFVAFSTYLAQLVGPVRMLAMVLTVGQQARAGTERVLELIDTEPYLKDGAKELPGDAPATVEFDDVSFGYEDGRKVLDGLSFEIRPGETLAVVGSSGSGKSTVSLLLPRFYDVTHGAVLVGGHDVRELTLDSLRAAIGLVPEDSFLLSDTVRNNIAYGRPDATQEEIEKAARAAQADRFITELPEGYDTKVGEHGLTLSGGQRQRVALARAILTDPRLLVLDDATSAVDAQVEHEIHEALKQVMEGRTTLLIAHRRSTLNLADRIAVLENGRLADVGTHEELERRSALYRRLLTDPDGLGGVSPGHAQPVAVQEDTSVRDELDAEFDAERGVTPRLWTGDREPKDTALAGTPATPELLAQVEALPPATDTPDIDEARAVTSEQSYGLRRLLRGFGRPLLISLGLVAVDAGMGLLLPVMIRHGIDDGVSRMAMAAVWTATLLALLSVLVQWAAQIGETRMTGRTGERVLYSLRLKIFAQLQRLGLDYYERELTGRIMTRMTTDVDALSTFLQTGLVTAFVSVVTFFGIMVALLVIDVQLALVVFATLPPLIVATYFFRKASVKAYELARERVSVVNADLQESVSGLRIVQAFRRERDGAARFAERSDSYRTARIRGQWLISIYFPFVQLLSSVAAAAVLIAGAGRVDAATLTTGALVAYLLYIDLFFAPVQQLSQVFDGYQQATVSLGRIQELLREPTSTKAAEEPLEVLSLRGEVAFENVHFAYGDDEEALGGIDLKIPAGQTVAFVGETGAGKSTLVKLVARFYDPTGGQVTVDGTDLRSLDLTSYRHRLGVVPQEAYLFQGTIRDAIAYGRPDATDAEVEAAARAVGAHEMIATLEGGYLHEVAERGRNLSAGQRQLIALARAELVDPDILLLDEATAALDLATEAQVNQATDRLAGRRTTLVVAHRLTTAARADRVVVMDHGRVVEDGTHDELLALDGRYAELWRTFVGEPVEVSR from the coding sequence GTGGAACCGCAACGGGGCTGGGCACGACGACTGGCCGGGTACGCCTGGCGGTACCCGAAGGACGTCGTCCTCGCCCTCGGCTCCTCCCTCGGCGGCATGGCCGTCATGGCGGTCGTCCCCCTGATCACCAAGGTGATCATCGACGACGTCGTCGGCGACCACACCCGGGACATGGCCCCCTGGGCCGGTGCCCTGATCGCCGCCGCCGTCCTCGTCTACGTCCTCGCCTACGTCCGCCGCTACTACGGCGGGCGTCTCGCCCTGGACGTCCAGCACGACCTGCGCACGGAGATGTTCGGCACCATCACCCGGCTCGACGGCCGCCGCCAGGACGAGCTGTCCACGGGCCAGGTCGTCGGCCGGGCCACCAGTGACCTCCAGCTGATCCAGGGCCTGCTGTTCATGCTGCCGATGACGATCGGCAACTTCGCGCTCTTCGTGATCTCCCTGGTCGTGATGGCCTGGCTGTCGATCCCGCTCACCCTGGTCGCCCTGGCGGTCGCCCCGGCCCTGTATGTGATCGCCAAGCGCTCCCGCTCCAAGCTGCACCCCGCCACCTGGTACGCCCAGGCCCAGGCCGCCGCCGTAGCGGGCGTGGTCGACGGCGCCGTCAGCGGCGTCCGCGTGGTGAAGGGCTTCGGGCAGGAGGACCAGGAGACCGGGAAGCTCCGCGAGGTCGGCCGCCGCCTGTACGCGGGCCGGCTGCGCACGATCCGCTTCAACTCGAAGTACACCCCGGCCCTCCAGGCCGTTCCCGCCCTCGGCCAGGTCGCGATGCTCGCGCTCGGCGGCTGGCTCGCCGTCCGCGGCCACATCACGCTCGGCACCTTCGTCGCCTTCTCCACCTACCTCGCCCAGCTCGTCGGCCCGGTCCGCATGCTCGCGATGGTCCTCACGGTCGGCCAGCAGGCCCGCGCGGGCACCGAGCGCGTCCTGGAGCTGATCGACACCGAGCCGTACCTGAAGGACGGCGCCAAGGAGCTCCCCGGCGACGCACCGGCCACCGTCGAGTTCGACGACGTCTCCTTCGGGTACGAGGACGGTCGCAAGGTCCTCGACGGCCTCTCCTTCGAAATCCGCCCCGGCGAGACCCTCGCGGTCGTCGGCTCCTCCGGCTCGGGCAAGTCCACCGTCTCCCTCCTGCTCCCGCGCTTCTACGACGTCACGCACGGTGCCGTCCTCGTCGGCGGCCACGACGTCCGCGAGCTCACCCTGGACTCCCTGCGGGCCGCGATCGGCCTGGTCCCCGAGGACTCCTTCCTGCTCTCGGACACGGTCCGCAACAACATCGCCTACGGCCGTCCCGACGCGACCCAGGAGGAGATCGAGAAGGCCGCCCGAGCCGCCCAGGCGGACCGTTTCATCACCGAGCTCCCCGAGGGCTACGACACCAAGGTCGGCGAGCACGGCCTCACCCTCTCCGGCGGCCAGCGCCAGCGTGTCGCGCTCGCCCGGGCGATCCTCACCGACCCCCGGCTGCTCGTCCTCGACGACGCCACCTCCGCCGTGGACGCCCAGGTCGAGCACGAGATCCACGAGGCGCTCAAGCAGGTCATGGAGGGCCGCACCACCCTCCTCATCGCCCACCGCCGCTCCACCCTGAACCTCGCCGACCGCATCGCCGTCCTGGAGAACGGCCGCCTCGCCGACGTCGGCACCCACGAGGAGCTGGAGCGGCGCTCCGCCCTCTACCGCCGCCTCCTCACCGACCCCGACGGCCTGGGCGGGGTCTCCCCGGGCCACGCCCAGCCGGTCGCCGTCCAGGAGGACACCTCCGTACGCGACGAGCTGGACGCCGAGTTCGACGCCGAGCGCGGAGTGACGCCCCGGCTGTGGACCGGTGACCGGGAGCCCAAGGACACAGCCCTGGCCGGCACCCCGGCCACCCCCGAACTCCTCGCCCAGGTCGAGGCGTTGCCCCCGGCCACGGACACCCCGGACATCGACGAGGCCCGCGCGGTCACGTCCGAGCAGTCGTACGGTCTGCGTCGGCTGCTGCGCGGCTTCGGACGCCCGCTGCTGATCAGCCTGGGCCTGGTCGCGGTGGACGCGGGCATGGGCCTGCTGCTGCCGGTGATGATCCGGCACGGCATCGACGACGGTGTCTCCCGGATGGCCATGGCCGCGGTCTGGACGGCGACCCTGCTCGCCCTGCTGTCGGTGCTCGTCCAGTGGGCCGCGCAGATCGGCGAGACCCGGATGACCGGACGCACCGGTGAGCGGGTCCTGTACTCCCTGCGCCTGAAGATCTTCGCCCAGCTCCAGCGGCTCGGACTCGACTACTACGAGCGGGAGTTGACGGGCCGGATCATGACGAGGATGACGACGGACGTCGACGCCCTGTCGACCTTCCTCCAGACCGGCCTGGTCACCGCGTTCGTCTCGGTCGTCACCTTCTTCGGCATCATGGTCGCCCTGCTGGTGATCGACGTACAGCTGGCACTGGTCGTCTTCGCGACGCTGCCGCCGCTGATCGTCGCCACGTACTTCTTCCGCAAGGCGAGCGTGAAGGCGTACGAACTCGCCCGTGAGCGCGTCTCGGTGGTCAACGCCGACCTCCAGGAGTCGGTGTCCGGGCTCAGGATCGTGCAGGCGTTCCGCCGCGAGCGGGACGGCGCGGCCCGGTTCGCCGAGCGCAGCGACAGCTACCGCACGGCCCGCATCCGGGGCCAGTGGCTGATCTCGATCTACTTCCCGTTCGTCCAGCTGCTGTCCTCCGTCGCCGCCGCGGCCGTGCTGATCGCGGGCGCGGGCCGGGTGGACGCGGCGACCCTGACGACCGGTGCGCTGGTCGCCTACCTCCTCTACATCGACCTGTTCTTCGCCCCGGTCCAGCAGCTCTCCCAGGTCTTCGACGGCTACCAGCAGGCCACCGTCTCCCTGGGCCGCATCCAGGAGCTGCTCCGGGAGCCGACGTCCACGAAGGCCGCCGAGGAGCCCCTGGAGGTCCTCTCGCTGCGCGGCGAAGTGGCCTTCGAGAACGTGCACTTCGCCTATGGGGACGACGAAGAGGCCCTGGGCGGGATCGACTTGAAGATCCCCGCGGGGCAGACGGTCGCCTTCGTGGGCGAGACGGGCGCGGGCAAGTCCACGCTGGTCAAGCTGGTGGCCCGGTTCTACGACCCGACGGGCGGACAGGTCACGGTCGACGGCACCGACCTGCGCTCCCTCGACCTCACCTCCTACCGCCACCGCCTGGGCGTGGTCCCGCAGGAGGCGTACCTCTTCCAGGGCACGATCCGGGACGCCATCGCCTACGGCCGCCCGGACGCCACCGACGCCGAGGTGGAGGCGGCGGCCCGCGCGGTCGGCGCCCACGAGATGATCGCCACGCTGGAGGGCGGCTACCTCCACGAGGTCGCCGAGCGGGGCCGCAACCTCTCGGCGGGCCAGCGCCAGCTGATCGCCCTGGCCCGCGCGGAGTTGGTCGACCCCGACATCCTCCTCCTGGACGAGGCCACGGCAGCCCTGGACCTCGCCACCGAGGCCCAGGTCAACCAGGCCACCGACCGTCTCGCGGGCCGTCGTACGACCCTTGTCGTGGCGCACCGCCTCACCACGGCGGCCCGCGCCGACCGGGTCGTGGTCATGGACCACGGCCGCGTGGTCGAGGACGGCACCCACGACGAACTGCTCGCGCTGGACGGCAGGTACGCCGAGCTGTGGCGGACGTTCGTAGGGGAGCCGGTCGAGGTGTCTCGCTGA
- a CDS encoding S28 family serine protease, whose amino-acid sequence MRKALRWLLTLVVLIGTVGTAGAATAAEPEAKGTGATTDIKDQLLAVPGMSLIEEKPYTGYRFFVLNYTQPVDHRHPSKGTFQQRITVLHKDVSRPTVFFTGGYNVSTTPRRSEPTQIVDGNQVSMEYRFFTPSRPDPADWSMLDIWQAASDQHRIFKALKKIYSKNWISTGGSKGGMTATYYERFYPRDMDGVVAYVAPNDVVNNEDSAYDRFFQKVGTKECRDRLNAVQREALVRRESLEKKYAEYAATEGFTFTTVGSLDKAYEAVVLDYVWGFWQYNLLANCGDDTLIPPNAKTATDDQIWTSIDTISGFSFYTDQGLEPYTPYYYQAATQLGAPTIKFPHIEKKYVRYGYQPPRSFVPRDIPTKFQPYAMRDVDNWVRHNARHMLYVYGQNDPWGAERFRVDKGAKDAYVFTAPGMNHGANVAGLVADQKAFATARILDWAGVSATAVTEAKPLAKFDRKLDVRDVEREPALRP is encoded by the coding sequence ATGCGCAAGGCGCTCAGATGGCTTCTCACGCTGGTCGTGCTCATAGGCACGGTCGGCACGGCGGGCGCGGCCACCGCCGCCGAGCCGGAGGCCAAAGGCACCGGTGCCACCACCGACATCAAGGATCAGCTCCTCGCCGTCCCGGGGATGAGCCTGATCGAGGAGAAGCCGTACACCGGTTACCGCTTCTTCGTCCTGAACTACACCCAGCCGGTCGACCACCGGCACCCGTCCAAGGGCACGTTCCAGCAGCGGATCACCGTGCTGCACAAGGACGTGAGCCGGCCGACGGTCTTCTTCACCGGCGGCTACAACGTCTCCACCACACCGCGCCGCAGTGAGCCGACCCAGATCGTGGACGGCAACCAGGTCTCCATGGAGTACCGCTTCTTCACGCCCTCCCGGCCCGACCCGGCCGACTGGTCCATGCTGGACATCTGGCAGGCCGCCAGCGACCAGCACCGGATCTTCAAGGCGCTGAAGAAGATCTACTCCAAGAACTGGATCTCCACCGGCGGCTCCAAGGGCGGCATGACCGCCACGTACTACGAGCGCTTCTACCCGCGCGACATGGACGGCGTCGTCGCGTACGTCGCCCCCAACGACGTGGTGAACAACGAGGACTCGGCCTACGACCGGTTCTTCCAGAAGGTCGGCACCAAGGAGTGCCGCGACCGGCTGAACGCGGTGCAGCGCGAGGCCCTGGTCCGGCGCGAGTCCCTGGAGAAGAAGTACGCCGAGTACGCGGCGACGGAGGGCTTCACCTTCACCACCGTCGGCAGCCTGGACAAGGCCTACGAGGCGGTCGTACTCGACTACGTCTGGGGCTTCTGGCAGTACAACCTGCTGGCCAACTGCGGCGACGACACGCTGATCCCGCCGAACGCGAAGACCGCGACCGACGACCAGATCTGGACCTCGATCGACACGATCTCCGGGTTCTCCTTCTACACCGACCAGGGCCTGGAGCCGTACACGCCGTACTACTACCAGGCGGCCACCCAGCTCGGCGCGCCGACGATCAAGTTCCCGCACATCGAGAAGAAGTACGTCCGCTACGGCTACCAGCCGCCGCGCAGCTTCGTCCCCCGGGACATCCCGACGAAGTTCCAGCCGTACGCGATGCGGGACGTGGACAACTGGGTGCGGCACAACGCCCGGCACATGCTGTACGTCTACGGCCAGAACGACCCGTGGGGCGCGGAGCGGTTCCGCGTCGACAAGGGGGCGAAGGACGCGTACGTGTTCACCGCGCCCGGCATGAACCACGGGGCGAACGTGGCCGGTCTGGTCGCCGACCAGAAGGCCTTCGCCACGGCACGGATCCTCGACTGGGCGGGCGTCTCCGCCACGGCCGTGACCGAGGCGAAGCCGCTCGCGAAGTTCGACCGGAAGCTGGACGTACGGGACGTGGAGCGGGAGCCCGCCCTGCGTCCGTAG